A genomic window from Anaeromusa acidaminophila DSM 3853 includes:
- a CDS encoding aminotransferase class III-fold pyridoxal phosphate-dependent enzyme: MMTGTMIKEQDLKYNLHSWSKQGALNPIPIAKSEGIYFWDYDGKRYTDMSSQLVNMNLGHGNAAIVAAIQRQAEQLAFIAPSYAVESRSILAKMIIDLMPDTMGKVFFTNGGADANENAVKMARMFTGRNKVFSRYRSYHGSTYGAGNLTGEPRRYPLEPGIPGFVKFFDPYIYREGISFASEKQGAAYYVSKLREQVEYEGPQNVAAIVLETVTGSNGVIIPPDGYLKGVREICDDYGIMLICDEVMAGFGRTGKMFAFEHWDVKPDLVSFAKGVTCGYVPLGGVVASKEIASYFDENTLLCGLTYSGHPLACAAGVATLQQYQELDILGKVEKTGAVLGVLLEELLEKHACVGDVRYIGLFSAIELVKSKETKEPLVAYGKDPQGFMGRIVKMLAAKGFMTYSHENMILVAPPLIITEEQLRENMAIMDEVLTTVDAEFISK; this comes from the coding sequence ATGATGACGGGGACGATGATCAAAGAACAGGATTTGAAGTATAATTTGCACTCCTGGTCCAAGCAAGGAGCGTTAAATCCGATTCCGATTGCTAAAAGTGAAGGGATTTATTTTTGGGATTATGATGGCAAGCGCTACACTGACATGTCGTCGCAGTTAGTCAATATGAATCTAGGCCACGGAAATGCGGCGATTGTCGCCGCGATCCAAAGGCAAGCGGAACAGTTGGCCTTTATTGCGCCTAGCTATGCGGTGGAATCTCGCTCGATTTTAGCCAAAATGATTATCGATTTGATGCCGGATACTATGGGGAAAGTGTTTTTTACCAACGGCGGCGCGGATGCGAATGAGAACGCTGTTAAGATGGCGCGAATGTTTACGGGACGAAATAAAGTGTTTAGTCGTTATCGCAGCTACCACGGATCTACTTACGGCGCAGGCAATTTGACAGGAGAGCCTAGACGTTATCCCTTAGAGCCAGGCATTCCCGGATTTGTGAAATTTTTTGATCCGTATATATATCGTGAGGGAATTTCCTTTGCCAGTGAAAAACAAGGCGCTGCCTACTATGTATCCAAGCTGCGCGAGCAAGTAGAATACGAAGGCCCTCAGAATGTAGCAGCTATTGTTTTGGAGACGGTAACAGGATCTAATGGCGTCATTATTCCTCCAGACGGGTATCTTAAAGGTGTACGGGAGATTTGTGATGATTACGGTATTATGCTGATTTGTGATGAAGTAATGGCTGGCTTTGGTCGAACTGGGAAAATGTTTGCCTTTGAACATTGGGATGTCAAACCGGATTTGGTTTCTTTTGCGAAAGGAGTTACTTGCGGGTACGTTCCGCTGGGCGGCGTAGTGGCGAGCAAGGAAATAGCCTCCTATTTTGATGAAAACACGCTTTTGTGCGGCTTGACCTATAGCGGGCATCCGCTGGCATGTGCGGCCGGCGTAGCGACGTTGCAGCAATATCAAGAATTGGACATTTTGGGAAAAGTAGAAAAAACGGGCGCGGTTCTCGGAGTGTTATTGGAAGAACTGTTGGAGAAACACGCCTGTGTAGGAGATGTTCGTTATATAGGCTTATTTTCCGCTATCGAACTTGTGAAAAGCAAGGAAACAAAAGAGCCCTTAGTTGCATACGGAAAAGATCCCCAAGGCTTCATGGGACGCATTGTAAAAATGTTGGCAGCGAAAGGCTTTATGACGTATTCTCATGAAAACATGATTTTAGTAGCGCCGCCTCTGATTATTACGGAAGAGCAGCTGCGAGAAAACATGGCTATTATGGATGAGGTGCTGACAACGGTAGATGCTGAATTTATAAGTAAGTAA